In Armatimonadota bacterium, the genomic stretch CGCGTACTTGATCGCGTTGTTCATCAGGTTCGTGAGAATCTGGTCGAACTTGTCTCGGTCGCCGATAATCGTCGCTGGCAATTCGCCGGTGAAGTTCGCCTTCAAGGTGTGCTTGTTGGTTGCCTGTTGCTGAACCTTCAACACCTTATCGAGCTGTTCGACAAGCGGGAATTCGCTATAGTCCGGCTTGAGGGACTCACCAGCTTCGATTCGGCTGGTGTTCAACAAGTCGTCAATCAATCGTCGAAGTCGGTCGCATTCGCCAACCACGATAGTCAAGAACTCCTTCTGTTCGTCCTTGCCAAACATGTCATCGTCGATGCCATCGAGCAGGGTGCTGGAGAAGCCCTTGATTGCGGTGAGCGGCGTTCGAAGTTCGTGCGACGCCATCGCCACGAAGCTCGACTTCATCTTTTCGATGTTCTTAAGGTCGGTGATATCGTTCAAGATGAGCACAACACCAAGATCGCGTCCATCTTCGTACTTCACTTGCGCACCGTTGAGCTGATAAATCCGTTCGGAATTCGCAAGCGAGACGGTGACTTCCGAGGTGCCACCCTCGCCGCCAGCGTTTGCACGTGTGAACAACTCGGCGATTTCTGCTTGCGGCATGATCTCGGCGTATGGCTTGCCAATTGGGGAAGTCTCCGCTCCAAAAATGGCGCGAGCCGAATTGTTCATTTGGCTGATGCGTCCGTCGCTGGTAACGAGCACCAAGCCGGCGCTAAGCGATTCGAGAGTCTGGAGGAGTTCTTCTCGCTCTTCGACCACTTCTCGGTACAGCTGGAGGTTGGCGATAATCGAACCAACGTTTCGTGCCATTCGCTCCAGGAGCCGAACGTCTTCGTCGTTAAAATCTTCGTTGTGTCGCTTGTTAAACGCGTGCAGAACGCCGATGGTTGTTCTGTCTGTGACGCGGTTTTCTTCGTCCCGCTTCTCGATGACCAGAGGTACGGTCACACCATTGGTGACGTGCAATAAAGTGACGTGATCTTGGATCGTGCGATCATCGGCGACCGCATCGTGGAAGATCATTGGTTCCGAATCTCGGAAAACTTGGCCGGAAATACCTTGGGTTGCTTTTACGCGGAAGAAGGGAAGTCGTTCTTCTTCAACGCCGAACGCTGGAGGGATTGCCTTGAGTTCACCTGCTTCGCGATCGTGGAACATGATCACGATCTTTTCGGCTTGAAGGATCATCGCAATTCGTTGAACGAGCCTTCGAAGAGTTGCTTCGCCCTCTTGAATTGGCGTGATGTCGACAGGAGTGTCGCTGCCAACTTTCGCTTCTGCTGCCTGCGCTCGGTTTCGGGAATCTGCGTTTTCGAGCTTGCCGCGAAGTTCTTCGACTTGTTGCTTTAAGGCTTCGTTCTCGGCTTTCAGTTTAGAAAGTTCTTCTTCGTTCATCAGTTGGCTATCCGCGCTCAAAAAATCCTCCGGGAGCGAGGCGCTAGATTACCCCGCCAGACCATGCGTTGTACGTTGATGGTCGAAAGTCCAGTTCCCTTGACGGGATAAAACTGGCAAGAGTTCGGCCACTAGGACCAACTTCTAACACTCTTGCGATCCGTGCAATTTTTTGTGACATCCGTATAATGACGGTGAAGTGTCTGATCACCTCGAAGAAATTCCGCTTTTCCCATTACATGCGGTGTTGCTGCCCTACGAGCGGTTGCAGCTACACATCTTCGAGCCTCGCTATCGCGAAATGATCAACAATTGTCTCGAGTACGACTTGCCATTTGGCGTCTCGCTGATCCGGCAAGGGCAAGAAGTGGGTGGAATCGCCGAGCCGTATTTGGTCGGCACCGCAGCTAGGATTGACCAAGTCCACCGCTATCCGGATGGTCGCATGCACGTGAGCGTGTATGGTGAACGGCGATTTCGCATTCGACGACTGATTGAGGACAAGCCTTATTTGGTTGGGATGTGTGAGCCGCTCATCGAACAAAAGCAGTTTGGCTCGCCTCGTTTGCTTTCACTCTGCGCCCAGATGATCGAGGAGTTTCGTTTGCTGATTAACGGCATGCTCGCAAGGCCCGACTTCAATATCGATATTCAATTACCGGAAGATCCGACGGCACTCAGCTTTGTCGTGGCGAAGTTTTTGAACTTAGATAACACGATCAAACAGCGACTACTCGAACTCACGAGTACCGAAGAACGACTTGACGAGCTTATTCCTCTGATCGAAAAGCAGATTATCGAAAGCAAAGTTCAGGATGTTAAACGGTTGACTGTCGAACATCTCAGCGAGTGGATCACGCCAAACTGATCGGCTTCATTTCGCTCCAATTTTCGCCCACTTTGGCATCGACTTCAATCGGCACCGAAATCGGCATTGCTTCTTCCATCAAGTGCTTGACTGGGCTGAGCAAACTGTCCTCTCCATCTTTTAGCTCGAAAACGAGTTCGTCGTGAACCTGTAGCAGCATTCGAGTTTGCGCTGATCCCAGTTTCTTTCGGACATCAATCATGGCCATTTTGACCAAATCGCTCGCCGCGCCCTGAATAGGAGCATTCATCGCTTGTCGCTCGGCATATTGGCGAACGGCGCGATTCGAGTTATGGATGTCAGGGAAGTATCGTCGCCGCCCCATCAGTGTGGTCGTAAAGCTCTTGCTCCGGGCGGTTTCGACGACACTTTCAGTGAATTTCTTGACGGTGGGGAATCGCTCGAAATACTGCTCGATCAGGGCCTTTGCGGCTTTGGTATCGAACCCTGCTCCCAATTGTTGCGCCAATCCGAAATCGGTCACACCATAGAGCACTGCGTAATTGAGCATTTTGGCGAGCCTTCGTTGTTCCTTCGAAACCTCGGATTGCTCCAGGTTGAACATCAGCGCAGCCGTCACCGTGTGAACATCGACACGGTCGTTGAACGCCTTGACTAGATTTTCATCTTCGCAAAGATGTGCCAGGAGGCGTAATTCGATCTGGCTGTAGTCCAGTGACGCGAGGCTGTAGCCTTCGCCCGCAATAAACGCCTTACGGATTTGACGCCCCAGTTCCGTTCGAATCGGAATGTTTTGTAGATTCGGTTCGTTTGAGCTAAGTCGGCCTGTTGCGGCAACCGTTTGGTTGAAACTCGTGTGGATGCGTCCATCCTCCGCCACCATCCTCGGAAGCGAATCGGAATAGGTGCTTTTGAGCTTGCTCAATTCCCGGAAGTGCTGGACTTCAGCCGCAATCGGGTGCTCGATCTCTTGCAAAATTTCTGCGCCGGTCGCCCATCCGGTTTTGGTCTTCTTGCCGCCCGGAATCTCCATCTTCTCAAACAGCACTTCGCCGAGCTGCTTCGGACTGGCGATCAAAAACTCTTGCCCTGCCAGCTCGAAAATTTTTGCCTTGGAAAGGCCGATTTGCTCTTCCAGCGAATGCGACATGTCGACAAGGAACTCGGTGCTGAGCCGGATTCCATGCCCTTCCATTTCGGCAAGAATGGGGATCAGTGGAAGCTCAATATCATTGAGAATTCGGGTTTGGTCTTCGGCCTTCACTCGATCGGTCATCACCGGGTAGACCATCGAAAGTCCGACGGCGATTTGTTCGGCGGTACCTGGGTGTGCGGTGTCGAGGTAACCCTGGATGATATCGCCCACTG encodes the following:
- a CDS encoding PAS domain-containing protein translates to MNEEELSKLKAENEALKQQVEELRGKLENADSRNRAQAAEAKVGSDTPVDITPIQEGEATLRRLVQRIAMILQAEKIVIMFHDREAGELKAIPPAFGVEEERLPFFRVKATQGISGQVFRDSEPMIFHDAVADDRTIQDHVTLLHVTNGVTVPLVIEKRDEENRVTDRTTIGVLHAFNKRHNEDFNDEDVRLLERMARNVGSIIANLQLYREVVEEREELLQTLESLSAGLVLVTSDGRISQMNNSARAIFGAETSPIGKPYAEIMPQAEIAELFTRANAGGEGGTSEVTVSLANSERIYQLNGAQVKYEDGRDLGVVLILNDITDLKNIEKMKSSFVAMASHELRTPLTAIKGFSSTLLDGIDDDMFGKDEQKEFLTIVVGECDRLRRLIDDLLNTSRIEAGESLKPDYSEFPLVEQLDKVLKVQQQATNKHTLKANFTGELPATIIGDRDKFDQILTNLMNNAIKYAPNGGDITLHALVEDGFVKIGVQDQGLGIPKDHLAKVFEMFHRVDNDDNRKIYGTGLGLFLVRNLVEKVHMGRIWCESEVGVGSTFWFTVPVRIDIEEAKKLNS
- a CDS encoding LON peptidase substrate-binding domain-containing protein → MSDHLEEIPLFPLHAVLLPYERLQLHIFEPRYREMINNCLEYDLPFGVSLIRQGQEVGGIAEPYLVGTAARIDQVHRYPDGRMHVSVYGERRFRIRRLIEDKPYLVGMCEPLIEQKQFGSPRLLSLCAQMIEEFRLLINGMLARPDFNIDIQLPEDPTALSFVVAKFLNLDNTIKQRLLELTSTEERLDELIPLIEKQIIESKVQDVKRLTVEHLSEWITPN
- the polA gene encoding DNA polymerase I, coding for MPPKRLLLIDGYSLLFRSFYATRYMSTSDGRPTNALYGFTSMVFSLIGQFQPDCIVVALDAHAKTFRHEEFEAYKGTRKETPPELVEQLLGSRELIEALGIPMIEMPGFEADDVVGTLSKQAEENGYHTVIITGDLDALQLVDHCVTVVTPKQGVSEVSTYDPDAVKARYGFDPEYIPDYKALVGDTSDNIPGVPGIGDKSASKLIQEYGTVENIMAKIGEVEEKFRKKLEPALEQIPKSKWLATIVRQVPLEFNFNPFRIDETHLERAEKLLVQLEFKSHAKRFPVLFARYQEGGAGGIGNAPTEIVAEAIEPDLKGEIRSVAEWQKISFGRKYGIFFAASTAQSSMFDTDETSGRAYLAIGKEVWQAPAALGKEIFLDNPASAIGHDVKSLYKKAELNLTAPGMDTMIAAYVLQSGRSNYTVGDIIQGYLDTAHPGTAEQIAVGLSMVYPVMTDRVKAEDQTRILNDIELPLIPILAEMEGHGIRLSTEFLVDMSHSLEEQIGLSKAKIFELAGQEFLIASPKQLGEVLFEKMEIPGGKKTKTGWATGAEILQEIEHPIAAEVQHFRELSKLKSTYSDSLPRMVAEDGRIHTSFNQTVAATGRLSSNEPNLQNIPIRTELGRQIRKAFIAGEGYSLASLDYSQIELRLLAHLCEDENLVKAFNDRVDVHTVTAALMFNLEQSEVSKEQRRLAKMLNYAVLYGVTDFGLAQQLGAGFDTKAAKALIEQYFERFPTVKKFTESVVETARSKSFTTTLMGRRRYFPDIHNSNRAVRQYAERQAMNAPIQGAASDLVKMAMIDVRKKLGSAQTRMLLQVHDELVFELKDGEDSLLSPVKHLMEEAMPISVPIEVDAKVGENWSEMKPISLA